AAAAGGCTATATAAATGAATTTCCTAATTGATCAATCGTGATCCTCAatcatttttgtaataaaaaacactGCATAATTTTGTAAGCTGTATTATACTAAACATGACTAAATCACACGGTGTTTGTAAGTACATTGCCACCTGCAGAAGCAGCTGCTTGGACAGACGGAGGTCGCTagaggcagtggcgtaacaggcgggggggggggaggcaagctgccccctggcggatttcaccgggaaaatttattaaaaaacggAACAAAAGAGacaagggagggagaaagaaagggaaagggaagaaaaggggaaaggaaaggaggaaaaggaaagggaaagggaaaagtgaaaagaaatttcgaagaaaataatattttttttaatggaaaaggaaggaaagcgggaaataaaacgatagaacatttgagaaagaacaaatctttccgaaataggcctatgtaatgcaacagcatgattagtaagaaagggaaataaattcatagatgacaaaatggcaaacaatagcgggaaatgaaggtagaatggaattagccaaaagctaaatttgaaatctaagaatagggacaagaaaaagaacttaataacacgaccggacTGGAATGAAATAAAGAGCTGGAAGAAAggtggactgcatacaacattgtgctataagcttgctaaattttatgaaaataagctaccgggctctgccccagaccccacgcagtacgTAGGGGCTCTgcatctataaccttcaaatggctctataacgcccctgTAGGGACCGGGTATATAGGGACCCTTCCTATATCCATTAAGCTTCACGTTCCATCACTGGCGtgcaggcggggggggggggggggtcttagttccacacccaagaggaaataaaataaattataggagacaacgtaatGGACTGAatggtaaaaatgaaatgtgttatttgctgaatataatggaaaaatctatcacataattagtattttaatttcaattgggttttttttccagctcgctttgctcgctgatgactttttacaaattttcccgcGTTACTATTatgtgccccctcaaaatatttggttcattacgcaactgggttgagtaaatgtgttgtgtaaaagctatattctgtatatacctgcgatttgattaaaactagcggcaatctgcgaggtttaaaatggctttgatatcaggaagttccgggggctccgccccagaccccaaccgcatagcactgccaTATATGACtttggaagggttgggccatggtcccAAAATTTATATAaccaagaaccaaaaaaaaggatgaaagaaaagcaaaggaaaagtgtaggataagattttatttactgaatattcgtcaaaaatatctcaaagtaaGATTCTCATGAAAGGGTGATTTATTTTCTTGCTCGCTTcactcgctcgggacttatattaagcaggtttttagcacatgcgccatactgcaGCGTCCCttgagagagaagggtgaaatatattattctctggatatcatgtcaaaatctatcacaaaattggatttttataataaaaatgtcaacatttttgctttttttaagataaataaatattctgCCCGATAAGaaatatctggccctctcaaaattgTTGCCTCAAAACActattacgcctgttcatatgATGATATGACCGGGACATTTTGGGctcttgcccctccccccccccccccggccacttACCCCTGTTACGCCCCAGGCTAGAGGATGTCTGCACTTCGTGTCCAAAGACAGGATCGTGGCTTGATCGGGAACAGATAAAGATGCATTTGAGTGCTTTACGAAACCCTGGATTCCTGGCAGTGTAGATAAAAGGATTGACGCACGAGTTGAAGTAAGCCAGGTTTATGAAGGAACGTTGCACTCCTTGCACTGGACTCCCAAGGTAATTCCTGGCAGTGCCGAACCCCATTTTTGCGCAGAAGTAGGCAATCTGAGACGGTGCCCAGCAAATGATGAATACAACTATGACAATAAGCATCATTTTAAGAACGCGAGTACGAGCTTTCAGATGAATTGATGGCTTACCAGCGGTGACAGATCCTTCTGTTAAGATCTTGGAGAAATGTTGGGCCTCTCGGTAAAGTTTCTTGGCTATTAGAATTTGGGTGAGAAAGATAAATACAGTAGGCAAACCAATGCGAAGACAGAGGATGTAAGCAGCATAGGCCATGTCGCCTTCGACGGAAAATCCTCTGCGAACGCACCGTCCAGTGAGGTCTTTAACATAGAACACAAAGATGCCCCTGCTTCCTGCGAGCATGAACGTCAACCAAACAAGAGCTGTACAAATATACGCTCGCCGCTTTGTGACCATGCGATTGAAAATGACAGGATGGACAACCGCGAAGTAGCGGTCGAAACACATGGCGACAAGTTTATAAGAAGATACTGTGATTAGCATCCATTGTAACATAGGAGAAGAGATGAAGATACAATAGAGACGTCCCGCAACACTTGAAGGCATTGTTTGAGCGCTCGGGCGGGGAATCATCTCGATGGATAACAAGAAATCTACAAGAGCTAGATTGCCCACTAGGATGTCAGTGGAGCATCTGGAGGAAGTTTTCCAGAACACCACAAGGATGACCAGGAAGTTCCCCAGTATCCCAAGAATCGCATAAACCATCTGTAAGATGACACACCAAGGCCATTCCATTGGTTGCATTTTTTCGGAGCGGTCTTCCTCGCAAGTAAAATTTAGTATAATGTCGAAGGAGAGATTATATCGTTGCTTAAAACATTTGAACTTGTGGTGGAGCTggattcatttggtctacccgTTGATTCTTAACCAGTGATATATGCGAATGCACTTGATCCTGGAGAAGCCGATGTTCCTTCGAGACGAAGCGTCGATTGGTTTGTGGCCAGGGATTCATCTTTAAAGTATACAcccgaagaatcaaaagtattttataatgactttatgtggtcatcattgtaaaggggaagtattactaatcagatatataacttcacttttcaaaatagtgatcagagtttgcagaaatcagctcccaaaaatgatttattttcatgccatatttctgccttccaccggtcctcttgcgagctccagctgagtgacgtcacacaatgagcagtgcagctgagctgacagcagcccattggagacgatctttccaatcagcgttttttgctcttagaactgtttattcctcttaagattggtcttgttatatagataaaagtttgaatttactgaacagtgaaaaaaagtgcacatttaacgtattttggtaaccgatatttagcttagaatttttttttttcaagaaatatatgtgaataaacaaagcatattttcacgtagaaatcacacttgcgtcacattaatattataatcaatataaagcatagacattcttctttttgactgaacaaaaattatgaaatttcattaagtagcaaagtcaggaaccacaaaaaaacacggcaatatccatcgcgaaatgactgaaattgcagttgaattgccgaagcattattaggcaacagcggcgagcggactttatttcatatatcttaaaaatacGTTTTCAATAGGGcaatggtctgtggccaaatgcgttggccattgttttgtcatgtgcgaggaccctggttcgaaactcgaattttttttctgggtatttttttttatttattccccgtccctacccatctttttttctctttttattttcttgtgaaattctattcagacctgtgtttatcaaatcttgcttcttaattgctgcttttgattttcaagttcttgattagattatttctactcttatttgggatgggcggggtagagttaaaagtcaagtccacatcaactaaaaattatttgaatagagtaatttcccttgttgttttcactcaaaacagtcatatacacaaaacaatgatatgcaaattagatttgtcactcacatcacattcgtttctattttttgtggcattttgttttttattctttgcagatttgacgataggaaactcttcatctgatcacaataggttatatttacggaactgttaaaatggtaattatataaatttgaatcaaagtttttatgaaatttcctgcaatatcttgttatttttctttaaattcaaatgaatttttgattgcgtggacttctcctttactcttaatgtagggaatgcatagcaaaatttatccagaaacaaattgtcttagaatatgcaaatcagtaattggacacatgttcacttttctttcatccaggccacttcctcacatccaccaggctttcagtcttataacaaaaatgatgaaccatcacacaacagcacacaacattcacagtgcttcacaataaatatttctctcggttcatacatgcaataaatattgtggaaaacaaataaaaggcgtacccatattcaaataccgtttaaaaggacaaatatattatacctttcgagaaaaatcagcacgttaaatatctgataacaaaacataattatggggcactgcaagaaacttatgttcaattgcaaatcaagcgtaagtcttaaattcaaatttaagcgtaataaggtcgagttgcaatcgcaattcaactacatgtttaatcaaaggacttacccttgatttgggacgtgtgattgagtataaaatttctcgcaaaatgccctagtaacattaaaattgttctttcgttttaaattgtgtgttattatttttgacaagctgtattcctgtccaagtcaaatttcttagttctctccaaaactgtgctcaaaattgtttccaagattgataaagaaaattttttttggtatcattatcagtccacaacttgcaaaccgtaggtcctggaaagagtgaagaaaaaaatggctatatccaaatcatagtaaaaggacatgatggaatctcccagattgaggtagcaagcagagacaagaagtcaccagagtcagcaagtgtgcagatctgtgtgtagaagagagaaaaaaagaaatagtttaaataatcaaatcaaagtatgaatttaattatcgtgatgattgatgacgtgcggtggcatgtaattcccggtcaacaacaaatgatagtaggtttagacacctgaaaagttccactcagaacactggtgctctacctcaagtgatgtttgtgtaggccccactccacttcactaccgctacactaccgtacatgtacgccacacctacccgggtaggtgtgtagcgtagtgtaggctgtagcagtagtgaagtggagactacacgtacatcacttgaggtacggtgctctctgagtctctgtgtcattacaaagattgcatcttcattgttgaaggcattacgcatacatatatgcagcaacactctaatcagaaagaaacaccagactctcattttggcccacccaagggttcattacatgccgccgcgcacagaaaattcaagccatagaagtcgtgtgttgtggacccaagaagtgagatcccagcacgcgcgacccactagttagaaatccactgccaaacgcggttcgtggtgggaggttagtatactaatactaacctcgcaatacgtgtgagtgattttggccaggaatcagggtaatcactgctgaaaatttgtctggcttcatgacatcggcatcatggtgatataattctgtgtataataaaaactcaaacattcctctgaaacagcagattttcagccatggcccataccagtgctcctaaataatttaaccgcctgcctgagtcctgaccagttttagaaatctgaagaaaaaatctgctggaattgtgcaaaaacattatttctaaaataaagactttttaattttaatagtagttatgccaaaatgcatgattctaaacttatatcagatctgtatctgtcatctgacctgaatgcatcgtcagaacaagtacagtttccaaacatgcttaccttgacttttgactggatcaaacagcgtaacctgcaacatgcatcgggagcaagtgaatgggaccgtgcagcttggagtttttcaatagttagtagagcaacacaacgaagactgtcgaatggacaaaatcgatctttccagttcacaattcaattaaaaaaaaacaggcaaaataacacagttctggttcccttatagtctgaagttgtcgaaaacagaattcggatatcacaatacatgaagaaaacggtaaattcgaagaaaaatagagaccagGAAGGTGAATCAGCTATCAGTGTACTGCTGGCTTGCACAGAGAGAGAGCTGAGTGAGTCGatcatgtgacgtcattattctcgactgtttttgATCGCGTGATTGTCTGTCTGGGGTCGgctggggggctgagaagggtctctaataatttcatttcttgcatttccacgacatcaataagactgttcagtgacatatttgtgtataaaaagacaagacctttccattcatatataatttgtctataatcatcactttcgtgaattttctttggatgtatactttaaccAGCACCAAGTAGATAATTTTGGAATATAATTTGAAAGTCATCTtcatattatgataaaatacgTGCtgctgatgaaataaaaaaaaaagataattaatattaaaaagataatgttATTTCTTAGCTCGAATGAAAACCTATAAACAAGACACTGATTTCCAATCTCGGTGGATCGTTTCTGTTTGTTGTAATTAATTTCATAACACTTCTTTTGATATGTATTtcaaatacaaattatattttcaacaagATATGAATGATATTTAAGACTTACCGATTGGCGATTCACTGAAAGTTGTTGAAGAGCTGATAATAGTCTCCCAAGCTTTCACTTTTATATAGTCTTTGGCGTTTACCGCTGTGTCATCCATTACGATCAATCCATTAATCTAGGCCCTGGATAGTATAATGTTCCAATAGTGAATTACACCTTTTCTGGTTTTATATTGACTGTGCTTacaattaaataaaacaaaaattgccTCTCttttcaatgtacatgtaacttcctgacatgttaaaatatatcaaaacgGTGATACCATCACCTACtctaaaaggaaagaaaatatcaGTTATTTTCAGAATTGAATATCTGTCAAAGAAATCATTCAAATAGAAGTCTTTCGATTATTCATTAAAGTTTCATCCAACCTTCAATGTTAAAAAGATATCAAAACGGTGAGAACATGACCAACTCTAAACGGAAAGAAAATATCAGTTATTTCCAGAATTGAATATCTGTCAAAGAAATCACTGAAATAAAAGTCTTTCGAGTTTTCATTAAAGTTTCTTCCAACCTTCAATGTCATATGGAATTTTAATTTCGTGATACATAAGTGACTCTTTCAACAATATATGCAGGTGACGGTCATTCATTTTTGCTAAAATGTACTCTGAATAGTCGAAAACTTGATACTAAAGCGCTTAAGGTGAATCTTTTCAAGAATTTCTGCTTTCAGACAAGCCGTATATGGATTTGAACAGcaaaatcaaattcaataaaatcagCTAAGGTTTGAAAATAGAGACCCTTAGTGCTTTTCAGACATCTCATTTGTTTAGCATTCCTTTACATTGTTTACTAGTGTGCTTCAGCTCTcttagaacttttttttttaaataataataatgaaaatatatgcaaCTATAGTTAGGCGCCATATCCATTTCGTAAGAGGTGATCAAGGCGCACAAGTGAAGGGGGGCAAACGAAATTACAAGTAACAGAAAATCATTGATACAATGAGTTAAAGAGGTAAGTTTGTAGCTTAATCTTAAATGTTTCGACACTCTTGCTATCTCGGATCTCTCGTGGGAGGGAATTCCATAGTGAGCGCCCTGCATGgatgaatgcccccc
This genomic interval from Lytechinus pictus isolate F3 Inbred chromosome 3, Lp3.0, whole genome shotgun sequence contains the following:
- the LOC135153803 gene encoding allatostatin-A receptor-like, whose translation is MVYAILGILGNFLVILVVFWKTSSRCSTDILVGNLALVDFLLSIEMIPRPSAQTMPSSVAGRLYCIFISSPMLQWMLITVSSYKLVAMCFDRYFAVVHPVIFNRMVTKRRAYICTALVWLTFMLAGSRGIFVFYVKDLTGRCVRRGFSVEGDMAYAAYILCLRIGLPTVFIFLTQILIAKKLYREAQHFSKILTEGSVTAGKPSIHLKARTRVLKMMLIVIVVFIICWAPSQIAYFCAKMGFGTARNYLGSPVQGVQRSFINLAYFNSCVNPFIYTARNPGFRKALKCIFICSRSSHDPVFGHEVQTSSSLGRNRESFVNAKTNSVDQIFISCVFANSLMCLMF